The genomic window GCTTTTTTCACGAGCTTTCCCTGGGGAGAAGAATCCGGTGAACATAGAGAACGTAGTCAAAGCCATAGCAGCCTTTGAAAGGACCATCGTATGTAACGACTCTCCCTTTGACCTATACATGAAGGGAGACAAGAAGGCCATGGACGAGGTTCAGGTAAAAGGAATGGAACTGTTCGTAGGAAAGGCGGGCTGCGTACAATGCCATAACGGTCCTAACTTTACAGACAACAAATTTCACGTAACTGGAGTACCAAAGAACAGAGTTGAAGATGAAACCCTCGTGAGGGTAACAAGAAACTTCGTTTTAAGGGAGCACGGTTTTAAAGACCCGGATAAGATAGACAGAGACCTGGGAAGGTACTTCATAACTAAAGATGAGAGAGATAAGGGCTCCTTTAAGACACCGACGCTTAGGAACGTATCCCTTACTCCACCCTATATGCATAACGGCGTATTCAAGAGTTTGAGGGAGGTGGTTGAGTTCTACAACCAGGGAGGCGGAAATGTTCCCAACAAGGACCCGCTGTTAAAACCCCTGAACCTGAGTGAGGAAGAAAAGGAAGCCCTTGTGGCTTTCCTTGAAGCTTTGACCTGCAACACGGTTCCTCAGGTAGAGGAGCCTGAACTTCCAAATTATGAAGGAGAAACTGCAAAGGGAGGTGGTTGATATGAAGATAAGCAGGCGTCAACTCATCAAGGTATCAGCAAAAGCTGGTATGGCAGCATTCACCGCTTCTGCCCTATCACCGCTTATGGGTGTGGTGAATGTGGTGGAGGCAAAAAGCTCCAGAAAGAGCAAGATAAGCCCCTTTAATTTTGTGGTAATAGGGGACACTCACCTCTATGAAATGCCCGACCACAGGTTTGATAAAACCTTCTCCAGAGCTATTAACGACATACTTAATATGAACCCTAAGCCAGACTTCGTCCTCTTTATAGGAGACCTTGCCCAATTCGGGAAGGTAGCTGAACTTGAAAAGGGAAAAAGGTTCTTGGATAAGCTTGATAAAGCCGGCATAAAGTACTTCATAATCCCTGGCGAGCATGACTGGTACCTTGACATGGGGGAGACCTGGAGAAAGATGTTTGGAAAACCATACTGGAGCTTTAATCACAGAGGGGTTCATTTCATAGGTATGAACTCCATACTGGTGAGAGACTACTGGACTGCACGGAATATGTCTCCCGAAGAGAGGATGCTTGCCATAGCAGAACTTGAATGTCATATATGCGGGCTGTGGGGTGTAAGGGAAGAACAGCTTGAGTGGCTTGAAAGAGATGTTAAAAACCTCAGCCCAGATACACCTGTTGTTGTGTTCACCCACTCACCTCTCTGGAATTACTACCCAAGGTGGAACTTTCAGACGGAGGACGCCCCACAGATTAGGGAGATCCTTTCCAAGTTTGAAAAGGTGATAGCCATCCACGGACACGTCCATCAGGTTGTCTACAACAAAACAGGAAACATGGTCCACATAGGAAACCTTGCAACAGCTTGGCCCTGGCCCTACCCACCTGTTGAACTTCCCTATCCCAAGATAAGGATGCTTAGGGTTGACCCAGGTGATATATACGATGGTGTTGGCTTTGCAAGCACTTACATAGACGATACCTTCCTGGGAAAGATGAGGTATCACACCTGGGCTGAGCTTATACCTGACGATTTGAAGGATGGTGTTCCACTTTGATTAGGGAGGTGGTGATATGAGAGTCTTAAAGGCAGGATTCATCTTGGGCGC from Hydrogenivirga caldilitoris includes these protein-coding regions:
- a CDS encoding metallophosphoesterase family protein; the encoded protein is MKISRRQLIKVSAKAGMAAFTASALSPLMGVVNVVEAKSSRKSKISPFNFVVIGDTHLYEMPDHRFDKTFSRAINDILNMNPKPDFVLFIGDLAQFGKVAELEKGKRFLDKLDKAGIKYFIIPGEHDWYLDMGETWRKMFGKPYWSFNHRGVHFIGMNSILVRDYWTARNMSPEERMLAIAELECHICGLWGVREEQLEWLERDVKNLSPDTPVVVFTHSPLWNYYPRWNFQTEDAPQIREILSKFEKVIAIHGHVHQVVYNKTGNMVHIGNLATAWPWPYPPVELPYPKIRMLRVDPGDIYDGVGFASTYIDDTFLGKMRYHTWAELIPDDLKDGVPL
- a CDS encoding cytochrome-c peroxidase, with translation MKKGILFASLVGILFTLGSADSAKRPNISPLPDKPPEPKDNPSTPVKVELGKLLYFDPRLSGDGSTSCATCHDPNQGWAKKRFMSPAYPENKHFRHSPTVLNAAYNTLMFWDGRAKSLEEQAKGPIKSPFEMNLNYDLLEERLKKIPKYRELFSRAFPGEKNPVNIENVVKAIAAFERTIVCNDSPFDLYMKGDKKAMDEVQVKGMELFVGKAGCVQCHNGPNFTDNKFHVTGVPKNRVEDETLVRVTRNFVLREHGFKDPDKIDRDLGRYFITKDERDKGSFKTPTLRNVSLTPPYMHNGVFKSLREVVEFYNQGGGNVPNKDPLLKPLNLSEEEKEALVAFLEALTCNTVPQVEEPELPNYEGETAKGGG